A window of Jannaschia sp. M317 contains these coding sequences:
- the xylB gene encoding xylulokinase, which produces MYLGLDLGTSGLKAILVDETQRVVATAEQGYPNPHPHTGWSEQDPDDWIRACEAVLDSIAAEAPQDLADLRGIGLSGHMHGATLIGADDTVLRPCMLWNDTRAAQEAAWMDAQPGVRAATGNIVFPGFTAPKLLWLENHEPEVFEKVAKVLLPKDYLRLWLTGGHMGDMSDSAGTAWLDVGARDWSDGVLATGHMRRDQMPDLCEGAEASGDLRDSLRQRWGIRAPVVVAGGAGDNAAAACGAGCFAEGQGFVSLGTSGVLLSAKDSFAPDPATAVHTFCHAVPGRWYQMGVILAATDCLNWLSRITGQGAADLAATLPDRAEGPGSLLFLPYLSGERTPHNDAGVRGAFLGLDVAHGPAEMTQAVVEGVGFALRDCLEALRGTGTELTSILATGGGARSRHWLEVLATLLGQPLALPAGGEFGAALGAARLGMTAAGAATSEVMTPPVIAETVDPRADLAEAYDRAWRRYRTAYPAVRAATTP; this is translated from the coding sequence ATGTATCTGGGGCTCGATCTGGGAACCTCTGGCCTGAAGGCCATTCTGGTGGACGAAACGCAACGCGTCGTCGCCACGGCAGAGCAGGGGTATCCCAACCCGCATCCGCACACTGGCTGGTCCGAACAGGACCCAGATGACTGGATCCGCGCCTGCGAGGCGGTTCTGGACAGCATTGCCGCAGAGGCACCCCAAGACTTGGCCGACCTGCGCGGTATCGGTCTGTCGGGGCACATGCACGGGGCCACGCTGATCGGGGCCGATGATACGGTGTTGCGGCCTTGCATGCTGTGGAACGATACCCGCGCCGCACAGGAGGCAGCCTGGATGGATGCCCAACCGGGCGTGCGCGCGGCGACGGGCAACATCGTGTTTCCCGGCTTTACGGCACCGAAACTCCTCTGGCTGGAAAATCATGAACCGGAGGTGTTCGAGAAAGTTGCCAAGGTCCTGCTTCCCAAGGACTATCTGCGCCTTTGGCTGACCGGCGGGCATATGGGTGACATGTCCGACAGCGCGGGCACCGCCTGGCTGGACGTGGGCGCGCGTGATTGGTCCGATGGGGTGCTGGCCACCGGCCACATGCGCCGGGACCAGATGCCCGACCTGTGCGAGGGGGCCGAAGCCAGTGGCGACCTGCGCGACAGCCTGCGGCAGCGTTGGGGCATCCGCGCGCCGGTGGTGGTCGCAGGTGGGGCTGGCGACAACGCGGCGGCGGCTTGTGGGGCAGGGTGCTTTGCCGAGGGGCAGGGCTTCGTTTCGTTGGGAACCTCGGGCGTTTTGCTGTCCGCCAAGGACAGCTTTGCCCCGGATCCGGCGACGGCGGTGCACACATTCTGCCACGCGGTGCCAGGTCGCTGGTATCAGATGGGCGTGATCCTTGCCGCAACGGATTGTCTGAACTGGTTATCGCGGATCACGGGTCAGGGTGCGGCGGATCTGGCCGCCACCTTGCCGGACCGGGCCGAGGGGCCTGGGTCACTTTTGTTCCTGCCATATCTGTCGGGTGAACGGACGCCGCACAATGACGCGGGCGTGCGGGGGGCGTTTCTGGGACTGGACGTCGCCCATGGCCCCGCCGAGATGACCCAGGCCGTCGTCGAAGGCGTGGGATTTGCCCTGCGCGATTGTCTGGAGGCGCTGCGCGGAACCGGAACCGAACTGACGTCGATCCTGGCGACCGGTGGTGGTGCACGTTCCCGGCATTGGCTGGAGGTTCTGGCGACCCTGCTGGGACAACCGCTGGCATTGCCAGCGGGAGGAGAATTCGGCGCGGCACTGGGGGCTGCTCGCCTGGGGATGACCGCGGCGGGTGCCGCTACGTCCGAAGTCATGACGCCACCGGTGATTGCGGAAACCGTCGATCCGCGCGCCGATCTGGCCGAGGCCTATGACAGAGCCTGGCGGCGATATCGTACGGCGTACCCGGCGGTTCGGGCGGCGACGACGCCATAG
- the tsf gene encoding translation elongation factor Ts gives MAITASMVKELRGTTGAGMMDAKKALTENDGDMEAAIDWLRTKGLAKAAKKSGRTAAEGLVAVAVEGNTAVAVEVNSETDFVGKNAEFQGMVASIAQTALNVPDLGGLADAEIGGKSVAAIITDKIATIGENMSLRRMAKLSGTSVVTYVHNATAPGMGKIGVLVALTGDNEAFGKQVAMHVAAVNPASLSEDDLDAAVVEKERQVQIDIARESGKPEAVIEKMIEGRMKKYMSEVTLLNQAFVINPDLTVAKAAEEAGVEITGFVRLEVGEGIEVVKEDFAAEVAKAVKG, from the coding sequence ATGGCGATCACCGCGAGCATGGTGAAAGAACTGCGCGGCACCACCGGCGCAGGCATGATGGACGCCAAGAAGGCGCTGACCGAGAACGACGGCGACATGGAAGCCGCCATCGACTGGCTGCGCACCAAAGGCCTGGCAAAGGCCGCCAAGAAGTCGGGCCGCACCGCCGCCGAGGGCCTGGTGGCCGTCGCCGTTGAAGGTAACACCGCGGTTGCAGTCGAGGTGAACTCCGAGACCGATTTCGTCGGCAAGAACGCGGAGTTCCAGGGCATGGTCGCGAGCATCGCGCAGACCGCTCTGAACGTTCCGGACCTTGGCGGTCTGGCTGACGCCGAAATCGGCGGCAAATCCGTTGCGGCCATCATCACCGACAAGATCGCCACCATCGGCGAGAACATGTCCCTGCGTCGCATGGCCAAGCTGTCGGGAACCTCTGTCGTGACTTACGTTCACAACGCCACCGCGCCCGGCATGGGCAAGATCGGCGTTCTGGTTGCTTTGACCGGCGACAACGAAGCCTTCGGCAAGCAGGTTGCGATGCATGTCGCCGCTGTGAACCCGGCATCGCTGTCCGAGGATGACCTCGACGCGGCTGTCGTCGAGAAAGAGCGTCAGGTCCAGATCGACATCGCACGTGAATCGGGCAAGCCCGAAGCCGTGATCGAAAAGATGATCGAAGGCCGCATGAAGAAGTACATGTCCGAAGTGACGCTTCTGAACCAGGCGTTCGTTATCAACCCCGATCTGACGGTTGCGAAGGCCGCCGAAGAAGCCGGCGTCGAAATCACCGGGTTCGTTCGCCTGGAAGTTGGCGAAGGTATCGAAGTGGTCAAGGAAGACTTTGCCGCCGAAGTTGCGAAAGCCGTCAAAGGCTAA
- the rpsB gene encoding 30S ribosomal protein S2 has translation MALPDFSLRQLLEAGVHFGHQTQRWNPRMGPYIYGAKNGIHIMDLTQTVPLLDQALQAVRDTVAKGGRVLFVGTKRQAQKPVADAAERCAQYYMNHRWLGGTLTNWKTVSNSIQRLKTIDEAMEQGFEGLTKKERLGMERDQQKLQASLGGIREMGGLPDLLFVIDVNKEDLAIAEAKKLGIPVVAVVDTNCSPEGVDYVIPGNDDAARAIALYCDLVSRAALDGMTAQLGAAGVDIGAMEDGVEEDVDPGEAVELPAEETVAEA, from the coding sequence ATGGCTCTGCCTGATTTCTCCCTGCGTCAGCTGCTTGAGGCCGGCGTTCACTTTGGTCACCAGACCCAGCGTTGGAACCCCCGTATGGGCCCGTACATCTACGGTGCCAAGAACGGGATCCACATCATGGATCTGACGCAGACCGTCCCGCTGCTGGACCAGGCGCTGCAAGCTGTTCGCGACACCGTCGCCAAGGGTGGCCGCGTTCTGTTCGTCGGCACCAAGCGTCAGGCTCAAAAGCCGGTGGCCGATGCCGCCGAGCGTTGCGCGCAGTACTACATGAACCACCGTTGGCTGGGCGGCACGCTCACCAACTGGAAGACGGTTTCCAACTCGATCCAGCGTCTGAAGACGATCGACGAGGCGATGGAGCAGGGCTTCGAAGGTCTGACCAAGAAAGAGCGTCTGGGCATGGAGCGCGACCAGCAGAAGCTGCAGGCTTCGCTGGGCGGCATCCGCGAAATGGGCGGCCTGCCCGATCTGTTGTTCGTCATCGACGTCAACAAGGAAGACCTGGCCATCGCCGAAGCCAAGAAGCTGGGTATCCCGGTTGTGGCTGTCGTGGACACCAACTGCTCGCCCGAGGGTGTCGACTACGTCATCCCCGGCAACGACGATGCGGCCCGCGCCATCGCGCTGTATTGTGATCTGGTGTCCCGTGCGGCGCTGGACGGCATGACCGCACAGCTGGGTGCGGCCGGTGTCGACATCGGCGCCATGGAAGACGGCGTCGAGGAAGACGTCGATCCGGGCGAAGCCGTCGAGCTGCCCGCAGAAGAGACCGTCGCAGAGGCGTAA
- a CDS encoding YSC84-related protein, with the protein MIAYSRRRFLAAATAPLALAACGNGIGSPGADKIDARVDAAFNFMYDTLPETQTLAGKAAGILMMPLVTEAGLGIGGGFGRGALRIDNVTVDYYSTTNASVGLQIGAQQYAHALFFMTPAALNNFRASQGWVAGADLEYAFSSSSRALTTDTTSLLTPVVAVIFGQAGLLAGATIEGQKYNRIIP; encoded by the coding sequence ATGATCGCATATTCGCGCCGCCGCTTTCTCGCGGCCGCCACCGCGCCGCTGGCGCTCGCTGCTTGTGGCAATGGGATCGGCAGCCCGGGTGCCGACAAGATCGACGCCCGCGTCGATGCCGCCTTCAACTTCATGTACGACACCCTGCCGGAGACCCAGACATTGGCCGGCAAGGCCGCGGGTATCCTGATGATGCCACTGGTCACCGAAGCGGGCCTGGGCATCGGCGGCGGGTTCGGGCGCGGGGCATTGCGCATCGATAACGTGACCGTTGATTACTATTCCACGACCAACGCGTCGGTCGGCCTGCAGATCGGGGCCCAGCAATACGCACATGCGCTGTTCTTCATGACACCCGCGGCGCTGAACAACTTCCGCGCCTCGCAGGGGTGGGTCGCGGGGGCGGATCTGGAATACGCATTTTCGTCCAGTTCACGTGCGCTGACGACGGATACGACCTCGCTTCTGACCCCTGTTGTCGCGGTGATCTTCGGGCAGGCGGGCCTGCTGGCCGGGGCCACGATCGAGGGGCAGAAATATAACCGGATCATTCCCTGA
- the hflX gene encoding GTPase HflX, whose protein sequence is MPTRALVLHPDQRGADRTGRDPKLAVEEAISLAHALPGLDVVGGTVVRLPKPHPGMLFGSGKVEELRARIEAEEIDLILLDGSLSPVQQRNLEKAWKVKLLDRTGLILEIFADRAATREGVLQVELAALSYQRTRLVRAWTHLERQRGGLGFVGGPGETQIEADRRAIDEQMIKLRRQLEKVVKTRELHRAARAKVPYPVVALVGYTNAGKSTLFNRLTGAEVLAKDMLFATLDPTMRAVELAVVGNNTLDVILSDTVGFISDLPTQLVAAFRATLEEVLDADLIVHVRDISHPETKAQAQDVETILEALGVDKSVQRVEMWNKSDALDAEGAEAAANIAARRDDVYLGSALTGAGLDALLERIGTELAESMAELTLVLPFAAGRARAWLHEEGTVQSEEPGEEGTALSLRWTAKQAARFARSFPEEAKLLG, encoded by the coding sequence CTGCCGACGCGCGCGCTGGTCCTGCATCCCGATCAACGTGGCGCCGACCGAACGGGCCGCGATCCGAAACTCGCCGTGGAAGAGGCGATCTCGCTTGCGCATGCGCTGCCGGGGCTGGACGTCGTGGGGGGCACCGTCGTTCGCCTGCCCAAGCCGCATCCCGGCATGCTGTTCGGATCGGGCAAGGTCGAAGAACTGCGCGCGCGGATCGAGGCGGAGGAAATCGACCTGATCCTGTTGGACGGCTCCCTTAGTCCTGTGCAGCAGCGCAATCTGGAAAAGGCCTGGAAGGTAAAGCTTCTGGACCGGACCGGCCTGATCCTGGAAATCTTTGCCGACCGCGCCGCAACCCGCGAGGGTGTGTTGCAGGTCGAGCTGGCGGCCCTGTCCTATCAACGCACCCGCCTCGTCCGCGCCTGGACCCACCTGGAACGGCAGCGGGGCGGATTGGGTTTCGTCGGCGGCCCTGGTGAAACCCAGATCGAGGCGGACCGCCGGGCGATCGACGAACAGATGATCAAGCTGCGCCGTCAGTTGGAAAAAGTCGTCAAAACGCGGGAGCTGCACCGAGCCGCCCGCGCCAAGGTGCCCTATCCCGTGGTGGCCCTGGTCGGTTATACCAACGCAGGGAAATCGACGCTTTTCAATCGGTTGACGGGCGCAGAGGTGTTGGCCAAGGACATGCTTTTCGCCACTCTGGACCCGACCATGCGGGCGGTGGAATTGGCCGTTGTCGGCAACAACACACTGGATGTGATCCTGTCGGACACCGTGGGCTTCATCTCGGATCTGCCGACACAGCTGGTTGCGGCGTTCCGTGCCACGCTGGAAGAAGTGCTGGACGCTGATCTGATCGTCCACGTGCGCGACATCTCTCACCCGGAGACCAAGGCGCAGGCCCAGGATGTCGAAACCATTCTGGAGGCGCTGGGCGTCGACAAGTCGGTTCAACGCGTGGAAATGTGGAACAAATCCGACGCTCTGGATGCCGAAGGAGCGGAGGCTGCTGCCAACATCGCGGCCCGTCGTGACGATGTTTACCTGGGATCGGCCCTGACCGGGGCGGGACTCGACGCCCTGCTGGAGCGGATCGGCACCGAGTTGGCCGAAAGCATGGCCGAGCTGACCCTGGTGTTGCCCTTTGCGGCGGGGCGCGCCCGTGCCTGGCTGCACGAAGAAGGCACCGTGCAATCCGAGGAACCAGGCGAAGAGGGCACCGCGCTGTCGCTGCGCTGGACCGCAAAGCAAGCCGCCCGTTTTGCCCGCAGCTTCCCGGAGGAAGCCAAGCTGCTGGGTTGA
- the hfq gene encoding RNA chaperone Hfq, whose product MASDKQNLQDAFLNHVRKTKVPVTVFLINGVKLQGVITWFDNFCVLLRRDGQSQLVYKHAISTVMPAQPINLYSGEDSSGDAD is encoded by the coding sequence ATGGCATCCGACAAGCAGAACCTGCAGGACGCGTTTCTCAATCACGTCCGCAAGACGAAGGTGCCGGTCACGGTCTTTCTGATCAACGGCGTGAAGCTTCAGGGCGTGATCACCTGGTTCGACAACTTTTGCGTGCTGCTGCGCCGCGATGGTCAGTCGCAGCTTGTCTACAAGCATGCGATTTCGACCGTGATGCCCGCGCAACCCATCAACCTTTATTCTGGCGAGGACAGTTCTGGCGACGCCGACTGA
- a CDS encoding LuxR family transcriptional regulator has protein sequence MTLTDVPTYLLTITRMTSLEDLWASHEARMASYGFDRVFYAATRFRTDRGMGDMKDALILTNYPPEFTGPYLDGGLFRDAPMVRWAMVNTGTRSWREIAEDYRADRLTPGERRVCEFNALHGVVAGYGISFPRTSARSGHGIGLASTNLDQDAIDAIWTEHGAEIELINNVTHLALMSLPYGAHGHRLTARQREVLELVADGKTVQDVATVLGRNPATVEKHLRLAREALDVETTAQAILKASVQNQFHRYTA, from the coding sequence ATGACATTGACAGATGTCCCGACCTATCTGCTGACCATCACAAGGATGACCAGCCTCGAAGATCTCTGGGCCTCTCACGAGGCGCGCATGGCCAGCTATGGATTTGATCGTGTGTTCTATGCAGCGACCAGGTTCCGGACGGATCGTGGTATGGGCGATATGAAGGATGCGTTGATCCTGACCAACTATCCGCCCGAGTTCACTGGACCTTACCTGGATGGCGGCCTGTTTCGTGACGCGCCCATGGTTCGCTGGGCCATGGTGAACACAGGCACCCGAAGCTGGCGCGAGATTGCCGAGGATTATCGCGCCGATCGGCTGACGCCTGGTGAACGACGTGTTTGCGAATTCAATGCCTTGCACGGTGTTGTGGCTGGATACGGTATCAGCTTTCCACGAACCTCCGCGCGCAGCGGCCATGGGATCGGCCTGGCCTCGACAAACCTGGATCAGGACGCGATTGATGCGATCTGGACAGAGCATGGCGCAGAGATCGAGCTGATCAACAACGTCACCCATCTGGCGCTTATGTCCCTGCCCTATGGCGCTCACGGACATAGGTTGACGGCCCGGCAGCGCGAAGTCCTGGAATTGGTCGCGGATGGAAAGACGGTGCAGGACGTGGCGACCGTCCTGGGACGAAACCCGGCCACGGTCGAGAAACACCTGCGCCTCGCACGCGAGGCACTGGACGTGGAAACGACGGCTCAGGCGATTCTGAAAGCCAGCGTTCAGAACCAGTTCCATCGGTACACGGCCTGA